CTGTAGGAGTGAGCCTGCTCGCGATAGCGGTGTGTCAATCAACATTAATATCGACTGATGCACCGCTATCGCGAGCAGGCTCACTCCTACAGGTTTGTTCTGTATTCCAACCCGAATTTCTGCGAGGTTTCACCGGATGAGAATCCTCGGCATCTTCTGCCTGCTCCTGACCCTCGGCGGTTGCAGCTCTTTGTTGTTCTACCCCGAACCCGGCCAGATCTTCACGCCGGAAAAAGCCAAGCTCGAATACCGGACGGTAACTCTGGTTACCGCTGATGGCTTGAAGCTCAACGCCTGGTGGCTGCCGGCCAAATCCGGCGTCGAAGTCAAAGGCACTGTCCTGCACTTGCACGGCAACGGCGGCAATCTGCCGATGCACCTCGGCGGCAGTTGGTGGTTGCCGAAGAACGGCTATCAAGTGTTGCTGGTCGACTATCGCGGTTATGGCTTGTCCGAGGGCGAGCCGAGTTTGCCGGCGATCTATCAGGATATCGACGCCGCATTCGCCTGGCTCGACAAGGCGCCGGAGGTGAACGGCAAACCGCTGGTTTTACTCGGCCAGAGCCTCGGTGGTTCGATGGCGGTGCATTGGCTGGTACAACATCCTGAAAGACAAAAACAGCTCAAGGCTTTGGTGCTCGACGGCGTGCCCGCCAGCTATCGCAGCGTGGGGCAATACGCGCTGAGCACAGCGTGGCTGACCTGGCCATTTCAGGTGCCGCTGTCGTGGCTGGTGCCGGACGGTGACAGCGCAATCAACTCGATGCCGCAGCTCAACGGCGTGCCGAAGCTGATCTTCCACAGCATCGACGATCCGCTGGTGCCACTTTCCAACGGCATCCGTCTGTATCAAGCTGCGCCGCCACCGCGCGTGCTGCAACTGACTCGCGGCGGCCATGTGCAGACCTTCGGCGATCCGGTGTGGCGTCAGGTCATGCTGCGCTACCTCGACGACCCCGAGCATTTCAACGGCTTGCGCCGTCTCGGCGAAATCCCCAATTACCCGCAGCCCCCGAATTCTGAAGATGAGAGTCCGCAATGACTGAAGAACGTAACGCCATCCCGCTAATCATCACCGGTATCTGCAGCATTCTCGGCACTGTCGGGGCGCTGTGGTACTACGGCTACCTGCATTTCGCCAAACCCGAGGATGCGTTGCTGCTTAACGAGTTCACCATGCTCAAGACCGTGCCGGGTGAGGATTACAAAGTCTCGCTGGACCCGGCGCCGCAAGTGGCGCAGTGCATTGATGGCGTACTGGTGTTGTTCGATACCGAACAGAAAGGTTTGACCGGTGTACTGATCAATGGGCAGAAAAAAGCGGTGCGTTGCATGGGCGAAGAAACCCCGCAGAAGCTGCAAGAGTGATTCTGCAGGTTCAGCCCTCACCCTAACCCTCCCGAAACGTCGGACCGCCCAGAGGGAGAGGGGACTGACCGTGGTGTCTTTCGAGTTACGCCGACCTGATCCATCGTATAGAACACAAATTCTGAAAGCACCACAAATCGCCTCCCTCTCCCTCGGGAGAGGGCTGGGGTGAGGGGCCGCGATGTCAGCGCCACAAAAAAGCCCCGCCTGATCACTCAAGCGGGGCTTTTGCGTTACAGCAGGGCGCTTAGTTCGAGCTAACCGCCGAACGTGGCATCACTGGCTGGTTGTCGTTGGAAATGGTTACTTCCACACGACGGTTCATCGCACGGCCGGAGACGCTGCCGTTCTCGGCAACCGGGTATTCCTTGCCGTAGCCCTGAGCCACGATGCGCGCTGGATCAACGCCCATTTTCACCAGAGCGGTACGTACGGAATTGGCGCGACGCTCGGACAGAGTCTGGTTGTGGCTCGCAGTACCGGTGCTGTCGGTGTAGCCCTCGACGATCACCTTGCGATCAGGGTTTTCCTGAAGGAATTGCGCCAGTTTGTTGATGTTGACCAGACCGCTGGATTTCAGGTCAGCACGGTCGGTGGCGAACAGCACATCACCGAAAGTCACCAGCGTACCGCGATCGGTCTGCTTGGCATTCAGGCTGTCCTGCAGCTGTTTGATCTGCTGATCGCGAGCATCCAGACGCGCTTGAGCACGTTGGGCAGCAGCGTTCTTCAGATTGTTTTCAGCGGTGCGCAGGGCGATGGTCTGTTTGGCCACTTCCACGCGCT
This region of Pseudomonas sp. R84 genomic DNA includes:
- a CDS encoding alpha/beta hydrolase, producing the protein MRILGIFCLLLTLGGCSSLLFYPEPGQIFTPEKAKLEYRTVTLVTADGLKLNAWWLPAKSGVEVKGTVLHLHGNGGNLPMHLGGSWWLPKNGYQVLLVDYRGYGLSEGEPSLPAIYQDIDAAFAWLDKAPEVNGKPLVLLGQSLGGSMAVHWLVQHPERQKQLKALVLDGVPASYRSVGQYALSTAWLTWPFQVPLSWLVPDGDSAINSMPQLNGVPKLIFHSIDDPLVPLSNGIRLYQAAPPPRVLQLTRGGHVQTFGDPVWRQVMLRYLDDPEHFNGLRRLGEIPNYPQPPNSEDESPQ
- a CDS encoding OmpA family protein, whose protein sequence is MRKQLMIPALLAASVALAACSTPPNPNLENARTNYAGLQANPQASKVAALETKDASDYLDKADKAYLDKQDAAKVDQLAYLTNQRVEVAKQTIALRTAENNLKNAAAQRAQARLDARDQQIKQLQDSLNAKQTDRGTLVTFGDVLFATDRADLKSSGLVNINKLAQFLQENPDRKVIVEGYTDSTGTASHNQTLSERRANSVRTALVKMGVDPARIVAQGYGKEYPVAENGSVSGRAMNRRVEVTISNDNQPVMPRSAVSSN